A region from the Syntrophorhabdales bacterium genome encodes:
- the xseB gene encoding exodeoxyribonuclease VII small subunit, with translation MKFEQGLKRLEEIVGILDEGQVSLDAALDLFKEGLLLTKDLSKRLDEIEKKVEILIKKEDGTIEKKPFPQEES, from the coding sequence GTGAAATTCGAACAGGGCTTGAAGAGGCTGGAGGAGATTGTAGGCATCCTCGACGAAGGGCAGGTGTCTCTGGACGCCGCTCTGGATCTTTTCAAAGAAGGTCTTCTCCTCACCAAAGACCTTTCCAAAAGACTGGACGAGATCGAAAAGAAGGTAGAGATCCTCATAAAAAAAGAAGACGGCACTATAGAAAAAAAACCTTTCCCGCAGGAAGAGTCTTAG